A single window of Uloborus diversus isolate 005 chromosome 5, Udiv.v.3.1, whole genome shotgun sequence DNA harbors:
- the LOC129222643 gene encoding DALR anticodon-binding domain-containing protein 3-like: MSEKNLTSDNFLQKQYFFDEFEKDIQSVFDEISETENLNTIHVKSMIKKGSIFMRGDFLLPLQSSHASKFFNFKHVLFEKLKKNSFVKDIEYAENGNLIFFLNRPIVYKVILQQVLDCGKKYGMENWNKSALVYVHDLELNEFDLLRTDLIVNHLSSLFVSNNIKTYYNRFADNIKPQNLGETSKIILCSENCSEYQLREELKTKAQSSEFRTIDCDKKGNACLDGKKYVENNDLIFKYGKGIKNISVEETKESNAFSRAASLKHLVEEHLSVVPDCVVHVSNHKKEFSTLEAGLLYEMLEMPSFTQSYFIIQSTNIQDSEAHVADFINDRKKEISAAMVHKYESDIMRDKEWISRIDTLLDSAIKFEFLKINMNMPLKLDVLRSNPEKNIGIFVQYNFARLSNLFQNFQLKVGEGYYEPLPHLADIDFALLRLEEEWNLFSYVLSFPKTIRGLLESFFCDSKSKTHFPVNRICIMLSGLCHDLSLYYSRIRILGAPQPQVQKVMQARLWLLKGIHQVLANAFTLLNIDGLDVM; the protein is encoded by the coding sequence atgagtgaaaaaaatttaacaagcGATAATTTCCTGCAAAAACAATACTTTTTTGACGAATTTGAAAAGGATATTCAAAGTGTCTTTGATGAAATAAGTGAAACAGAAAACCTCAACACAATTCATGtaaaatcaatgattaaaaaGGGCAGTATTTTTATGAGAGGAGATTTTCTTTTACCCCTTCAAAGCTCTCATGcctctaaattttttaatttcaaacatgttttatttgaaaaattaaaaaaaaattcttttgtgaaAGATATTGAATATGCTGAGAatggaaatttaatatttttccttaaCAGACCTATTGTTTACAAAGTTATTCTTCAGCAAGTTCTTGATTGTGGAAAAAAATATGGAATGGAAAACTGGAATAAGTCTGCTCTTGTTTATGTACATGATCTTGAACTTAATGAGTTTGATCTATTGAGAACTGACTTGATTGTTAACCATTTGTCATCTTTATTTGTTTCTaataacattaaaacatattATAATAGGTTTGCTGACAATATAAAGCCTCAGAACTTGGGTGAaacatctaaaataattttatgttcagaaaattgctcAGAGTACCAGTTACGGgaggaattaaaaacaaaagcacAAAGTTCTGAGTTTAGGACGATAGATTGTGACAAAAAAGGTAATGCATGTTTAGACGGAAAGAAATATGTGGAAAATAACGACCTGATATTTAAGTAtggaaaaggaataaaaaatatttcagttgaaGAAACCAAAGAATCAAATGCATTCTCTCGGGCAGCGTCTCTTAAGCATTTAGTTGAGGAACACTTATCAGTTGTTCCAGATTGTGTGGTGCATGTTTCAAAtcacaaaaaagaattttctacTCTAGAAGCAGGTCTTTTATACGAAATGTTAGAGATGCCATCTTTCACACagtcatattttattattcaaaGTACAAATATTCAAGATTCTGAAGCACATGTTGCAGATTTCATTAACGATCGGAAAAAAGAGATTTCTGCTGCTATGGTACATAAATATGAATCTGATATCATGCGTGATAAAGAATGGATTTCCCGCATTGACACTTTGTTAGATTCAGCTATAAAATTtgaattcttgaaaataaatatgaatatgcCTTTAAAGCTGGATGTTTTGAGAAGTaacccagaaaaaaatattggcatATTTGTTCAATATAATTTTGCTCGTCTTtctaatttgtttcaaaattttcagttgaaaGTGGGAGAAGGATATTACGAACCTTTACCCCATTTAGCTGATATAGATTTCGCTCTACTAAGACTTGAAGAAGAATGGAATTTGTTTAGTTATGTGTTATCTTTTCCAAAAACAATACGAGGACTTTTAGAATCTTTTTTTTGTGATTCTAAATCTAAAACTCATTTTCCAGTAAATCGCATATGTATCATGTTGTCTGGTTTGTGCCATGACCTTAGTTTATACTACAGTAGAATTCGAATACTTGGTGCACCACAGCCACAAGTTCAGAAAGTAATGCAAGCAAGGTTATGGTTACTGAAAGGTATTCATCAAGTTTTAGCAAATGCATTTACTTTATTAAACATAGATGGATTAgatgtaatgtaa